One stretch of Girardinichthys multiradiatus isolate DD_20200921_A chromosome 2, DD_fGirMul_XY1, whole genome shotgun sequence DNA includes these proteins:
- the LOC124883484 gene encoding E3 SUMO-protein ligase ZBED1-like codes for MHDNRQKTERALGVCRCIVGAFSHSWQRKSELHKKQVELGLPEHSLITDCATRWGSKLAMVERILEQAQGIRHVLSDDRRSSLSLTWQDTDVLKAVHDALKPVGDFTDILSGEHYVTSSSILPILQLCRDNVLALSEYDLQLTKSIKTGILKKLEAKYESDSVRKLMRKCTFLDPRYRGGYETDASALAETKAELQAEIVNLENQASAGPVVIIRVEEGEAQPETPRKRVTLGSLLQKQADAVAGPIGSVEDRVGAEITAYCLEPVIQADKDPLLWWKCAARRFPLMSRVARKHLCICATSSPSERVFSTAGKVVSPQRSLLNPEKVNMLVFLAKNLD; via the exons ATGCATGACAATAGGCAAAAAACCGAGCGCGCCCTCGGAGTGTGCCGTTGTATTGTCGGGGCCTTTTCACACAGCTGGCAACGTAAGAGTGAACTCCACAAGAAGCAAGTGGAGTTGGGACTCCCAGAACATAGCCTCATAACG GACTGCGCAACTCGCTGGGGCTCCAAACTGGCAATGGTGGAGCGCATCCTGGAGCAGGCCCAGGGGATCAGACACGTCTTGTCTGACGACAGAAGGAGCAGCCTGTCCCTGACCTGGCAGGACACAGACGTCTTGAAAGCTGTTCACGACGCACTGAAACCAGTCGGTGACTTCACTGATATTTTGTCAGGAGAACATTATGTGACCAGTTCCTCTATCCTCCCCATACTCCAGCTATGCAGGGACAATGTGTTGGCTTTGTCAGAATATGACCTCCAGCTAACAAAGTCAATCAAAACTGGAATTCTAAAAAAGCTAGAGGCCAAATATGAATCCGATTCAGTGCGCAAATTAATGCGAAAATGCACTTTCCTCGACCCTCGTTACCGTGGAGGATATGAGACTGATGCCAGCGCATTGGCTGAGACCAAGGCAGAATTACAGGCTGAGATCGTGAACTTAGAGAACCAAGCATCAGCAGGTCCAGTGGTCATCATCAGAGTGGAAGAGGGAGAGGCGCAACCTGAAACCCCACGAAAAAGGGTGACTCTGGGAAGTCTTCTGCAAAAACAAGCCGATGCAGTGGCAGGTCCCATTGGCAGCGTAGAAGACCGAGTtggagctgaaataacagcctACTGTTTGGAGCCCGTTATCCAAGCAGACAAAGACCCACTTCTGTGGTGGAAATGTGCTGCCCGGCGTTTTCCCCTGATGTCACGGGTGGCCAGAAAGCACCTGTGCATCTGTGCCACAAGCTCGCCGTCGGAACGGGTTTTCAGCACCGCGGGAAAAGTTGTAAGTCCCCAAcgttccctgttaaatccagaaaaagTTAACATGCTGGTTTTTCTGGCTAAAAATCTTGACTAA